The Pirellulales bacterium DNA window GGCGATTTATTCGCTTTGTAATATTTGCCGGCTGGACGCGGATGCTGGTATTGCGGCATTTGCTGCGCTGGGGGCGCGCCATCCCGATTGACGCCTGGTCCGGGCCCAAGGCCATTTTGAAATCGCTCCGCAACGCCGGCGATGCGCTGGCCAGCGGCGATGTGGTTTGCATTTTCGCCGAAGGCCGCTTCACTCGCACCGGGTTTTTGCTGCCGTTTCATCGCGGGCTGGAGCAAATCGTCAAGCACAGCAACGCGCCGATTATTCCCGTATATTTGGATGAGTTGTGGGGGAGTATTTTCAGCTTTTACGGCGACCGCACTCTGTGGAAATGGCCGCGAATGGTGCCGTATCCGGTGAATGTGGCGTTCGGCAAGCCAATGCCGGCCAGCTCCAGCGCGGCGGAAGTGCGGCTGGCCGTGCAAAAGCTATCGGCCGATTGTGCCCTGGCCCGCTCTAAGGCGTGCCGATCAATCCCGCGGGAAATTGTTCGCACGGCCGGGCGGCATCCGTTTCGAACGTGTATTGTTCAGCCGGCCGAAAAGGAGCCTGCCCCTTCGCCGCTGGCAACAGGCGCCAGCCAAACTGGCCCATTCACCTATGCAGCGATTCTTGCATCTGCGATGTGTTTGGCCGGCAAATTAAAAAAATGCTTCCCAGAGTTACGGACCGAGGTTGGAAAAAATGCAATTGGCATGTGGCTTCCTCCGGGCGCCCGTGCAATCCAGGCCCATTTGGCGGCGGCATTTTGCGGGATCCCGATAGTGCCGTTTGCCGAAAAGCTGCCGTCGGACGCGATTCAATCGATTCTGCGACAATCGGCGGTGCGGCACGTTTTATCCGCAGCCAGTCATTTGCGAAGCCATCCGTTGCCGATTGCATCGAACGCGGAGCTTGCCAACATCCAGGTGATCGACCTCGAATCGCTTCTGCAATCCGCATCGCCCGCGCGGCGAATGTTGGCACAGCTGGCGGTCTGCTTGCTGCCCAGCCTAATTGTCGAGCGTTTCATTTTGCGATTGGGGGGCCATCGCTTGGATGATACTGCAGCAATTTTATTCACCCACATGCACCCATCAGATCATGCCGTCGAACCCCAGGGCGTTATGTGGAGTCATCGAAATCTCATCGCCGCCGCCAGCTCGCTGGCAAAGACGTTCGATTTGACGCCGCGCGATCGGCTGTTATGCACGCTGCCGTTGAGTCAGCCCGCTGGATTGATGTTCGCCTTGTGGACGCCGCTTTCCGTAGGCGCTTCGGTGCTGTTTGCCGGCGAATCACTTGCTGCCAAGGCGTATGGCGAGCTGTGTACCGAAAATAATTGCACGGTTTGGCTGGCATCGCCGGAGCAACTCCTGGCTGCTACGGACCAATGCCAGCCGTCTGATTTCCGCAGCCTGCGCTTGCTCATTTGCTGCGGCGTCTTGTCGCCAGAAAAAACCAAGACCTTTGCCGAGCGCTTCGGCATTGCGCCGCTGGCGGTATACCAGCGCCCGGAACTCACTTCGATTGTTACCGCCAATGTGCCAGATAAAACGCTGGAAAAATTCACGCAAATCGGCAACAAGCCCGGAACCATTGGCCAGGCCCTTCCCGGAGTTGCCTGCCGGATTGTTCATCCCGAAACGTGGGAACCGTTGCCTGCCGACCAAGTCGGTATGCTTGTGATCTCCGGGCCGTGCGTCATGCCAGGCTATTGGCACGATGAAGCCGCCACCCAGGCCGCAATGCGCGACAATTGGTTTGTAACCGGCGAGCAGGCCAGGATGGACGAAGACGGCTTCATTACCATAACCGCCCGATGATGCCCATTGACGACCGAACGGCCGCCTCAAACCAGGACGGCGAGGCCGCAAAATTCACCACACAATTTGTTCGGCGGCGAAAATCGGTCCTTCGACGCAGGTACGTTTGTAATCCCATCCGCCGTCCGATTGGCTCACTTTGGCCACACACGTAAAGCAAATGCCAATGCCGCAAGTCATGGGCGTTTCCAGCGAAACCTGGCAAGGCGTTTGGTAATCTTGGGCGATTTTCGCCACGGCGGCCATCATGGGTTCCGGACCGCAGCAGACGATTTGGCGAGAGGGCGCCGTCGATCCGTCAGGTTCAGCCAGCAATTCCCGCAACACATCCGTTACAAAGCCATGATGCCCGGCCGATCCGTCGTCGGTGCTTAAGCGAATGTCGATGCCCAGACGGCGGAAATCATCCAGCCCGGCGAAATAATCGGCGCGCCGTGCACCATAGCAAAATGTAATTTTCTTGGGATGCGGAACGCCTCGCTTGGGCTGACCGTAGCGTTTGTGACCCCGATGCTCGGCGGCCAGGGCGAGGAAAGGCGTTTGGCCTATTCCGCCGGCCACCATAATTAAATGCTCGACAGTTTGCGGCGGAAAGCCATTTCCCAGCGGGCCCCAAACTTCCAACGATTGACCTGCTGGGCTATTGGCCACGCGGCGTGTAAATTTGCCCGTGACCAGATACACGATGTCCAGCCCCAGCGGCTCGCCGCCGGACGAAAGCACGGTGTCGTACAGCGCCAGCGGCCGCCCCAAAAGCGGATCGTCGACACCCGCGCACCGGAGCATGACAAATTGACCCGGCGTAATCTGACGAGCAATTTCCGGACAAGCAAATCGTACACGATACGTGTCGCGCGCCAGCCGGATGTTTTCCATCACGGTCGTTTCTATCCATGAAGCGCGATCCGCAAAAAACGGTGCGTGCAGCGGGTTACTCATCGACGGTCGCGCTTGCCGCGCCCTCGTTGCCGATCACGACGACGCTTTTTCCGCCCGTGCACTCGCGGCGACGGGCTCCGTTCGCCTCCAATCACGGTACGTGCTTTGTTCCGACGGTCCCGATTGGCGCCCAAGGGGCTAACATCGATAGGCGAAATTTCGATGCCAGCCATTCTGTCTTTACTGGCCTCGATTTCTGCCTCATCCATCTCCTCGTCCACTTCCCGTTCGTCTGATTCCATGTCATCTTCCGATTCCCAATCATCGGATTCGTCACTCAATTTAGCGCCGTGATTAAAATCCTCCTTGCTGCTGGGCGTAAACGCAGAATCCCCTGGGTCTAAATCCGCATCAACCGGCAGCGATTTATCGATGATTGGATCAACGCCGGTTCCTTTTCCGCTTCGGCGGCCTGACCCGGCCGAACCGCTGGATTCCGCACGATCTCCTCGGCCATTTTTGCGTGGTCGCTTGCCAGATTTGCGCCCCTCCTGTGCGGCTGCATACAGTTGCTCGATTTCCTCCTGACGCAGGGGCCGGGTTTCTCCAGGCTGCAAATTCCCCAGCCGCAGCGGGCCCATTGCCACCCGTTTCAGCGACAGCACTTTGTGACCGATCCGCGCCAGCAGCCGGCGGACTTCGCGATTGCGGCCTTCATCCAGCACGATTTCCAACAGCGTGCTGTGGCGGTGGCTGCGGCGCACGCTGACGCGCTTGGCATGGGCGTATCCTTCGGCCAAATGCACGCCGCGTTGCAATTTTGCCAGTGCTTCCGGCGTGGGAACTCCTGCCACCAAGGCCACGTAGATTTTTTCCACTCCATAGCGCGGATGCGTGAGCAAGTCGGTCAAGACGCCGTCGTTAGTAACCAAAATTAATCCCGAGCTCGATTGATCGAGCCGGCCCACCGTAAACAGCCGCTGCTGACTGGGCGCAAAATCGATCACGCGCGGCCGGCCCGAAGGATCGTGATTCGTAGAAAGAACGCCCGCTGGCTTGTTGACCAAAAAGTACAATTTGCGTTTGGGGCGATGAACCAACTCGCTGTCGACGCGGATTTTTTGTTGGATGGGATCAACTCGAATTCCCAATTCCGTAACCGTTTGGCCATCGACATCAACGCGCCCCTGACGAATCAGTTCTTCGCATTGCCGCCGACTGCCAATTCCCGCCGCCGCCAAAATTTTTTGCAGGCGCACGCCGGCCGCGTCGTTTTTAGCGCGTGAAGGTGTCTTGCGGCTTCGCAGTTTTCGGTGGTGGTTTTTTTTTAACTGCATCTGTGTTCGGCCCTCTCGCGGACGCCAAGCGTTTGGTTTGGCAAACCCTCCGGTTCGCTCTGCGGAAATAAGTTTCTCCATCATAGCCCAGACGCAATTTTGTTTTCAGGCCGGGCGCAAACCCATTGGTGGGGGCGTCGATTTTTGGCCCCTCCCTAATTGGGTGAGCTGAACGGAACCGCACGCGTCAAATCTATCAAAATCCTAACAAACTACTTGCTGTCATCACATTCTGTGGCAATAATCAGCCTGTATAAACGTAAAGCGTTATCGCCTGGGGAGTGAGGGATCGCGGTCCAAGGAGATACCCCAGAACCAAAAAAACATTCTGAGAAATTCAGCCGCCTGGGGTGCGTATTTCGGAGGCGCGCTGGTTTCTTTGCAAGTCAATTGATGGTCCGTGGTTAGACGGTAATGCCGTCTCCCGTGGACCCAGCGGAACAGACTCATTACCAATCTGTGGAAGAGCACCATGAGCAGATTCCCTCTGCGCGGGATGCAAATCCAAAGCGAAAACAAGAACCATTCATCTTTCACCATTTGTGCGATGCGAAGAGCTGTGGAGAACTCTTATTATGAAAAGAATTAGCCTCCTTGGATTTTGCGGCGCGGCATTTCTATTGGCAATTTCTGTGCAACGTGTGCATGCCCAAACCACCATTGCCGACTGGACCTTTGAAAGCAACGGACCGGTCGGAACCACAACGACAGAGGCGAGTTTTCCCGCGTTCAGCCCGGAAACAGGCGCGGGATCGGCTTCAGCGGCACATGCAAACGCTCTGGCAGTTTATACCGGACCCGCCGGAAATGGTTCGTCGCATTCCTTCAGTTCGAATCAATGGCAAGTGAACGATTACTATCAGTTCCAGGTGAACACAACGGGCTTCTCCAGCATTAGCTTGACCTGGGATCAGGCCAGCAGCACCACCGGCCCGAAAAACTGGCTGTTGGAATACAGCACCGACCCCACTTTTACTACTTTTACTACTTTCGAAAACTATTCGGTGTTCGCCAGCGCAGTGCCTCCTATTGGCCCTCCGGGCGCTCAGCCTTGGACGGCCGGGACAAATCAACCGGTATTCGCACTCCGGGCAGGGCTGGGCACGGCCGTGGGCAATCTATCGACGATTTATTTCCGCCTCGTCGACAGTTCCACGGTGAGTGAAGGAGGGAACACACCCCCTGTGGTCGCCACCGGCGGCACGGACCGCGTGGATAACTTCATTGTTACTGGACTTAACCCGTTGTACTGGGATGGGAACACGTCTGGTGTCGGCGGCGCCCATGGTTCCACGGATGTTTGGGACCAAAGCTCCAGTGCCAACTGGAGCACTAGCGCGACCGGCGGCAGCACCGTAACCTATAGCACTGCTTCCACATCTCCGGCACAATTCGACGGTACGCCTGGCACGGTCACGGTCGCCGGCGCCGGTGTCAATGTGCAAGGGGGAATGATTTTTAACAAAGACAGCTATATTCTTTCCGGCGGTACCATAACGCTCGATACATCGAGCAACGTGCTGGGAAATTCCGTGGCGGTCAATAATGCGGGGCAAACGGCCAAAATCTATTCGCAGATTGATGGAACCGTTGGCCTGCAGTTATCCGGCGCCGGGACGGTGTTGCTCGATCCGACGCAAAACCCCACGTCCCACGCCACGGAAGTTTTCTCGGGCAACCTGTCGTTGTTCAGCGGCACCCTTTCGATTTCCAAGCTCTCCGTATTAGGCACAAATTATCTGAATTCCGGGGGAGGCAATTTGATCCTGTCCGGAGGGACGCTCCAAATTACCACGCCTGAATCCGATACGTTTATCAACAACGTGACGGGAAATCCCAGCCAGAATGGCGGATTGGATATTCCCGCCGGCGGAACATTCACGATCACCGGCAACTTGGCGACCGACAGCGGCAACCCAAACGACGCTCCCGAACTCACGCTGTTCAACAAGGGAACCGTGGTCTTGAACACCTCCAGCGGAAATAACAATTTCCTGAGCGGCGTTTCCTTCAATGATACCGGCACGCTCAAAATTACCGATGGCACGGGAACGCTGCGCCTGGAAAATAGCAATACTTCCGTCGTCAATGCGCGAAACGCCACGGGAACGGCAACCATCCTTGGAAACATTTCCGACTTGGACATCGAGCGAACGAGAACCATCAATGTCACGTCCCCGACGGGCGCATTGGTCATCAATGGCAACCTCTCGATGGGTTCCGGCTTAAGCTTGGATTCCATCGGAACTATGACCATTAATGGAACCGTGTCGGTGGCCAGCGACGTCGCCGCCCAGTTCACCGATGCGGGCACCGGGTTGGCGATCATTAACGGGAATCTCAGCGCACATGAAAATATGCAGTTCTCCGGCACGGATGAGGTGGATCTGAACGGCCTGGATAACTCCGGAAGCAACGGTTCAAAACCGTCAGCCAGCGGCCTGGTGTTCGTGTCGATTGGAACCTCCGACGCCGCCGGCCCGGTCCTGAAGATTCTCAACAACAACAGTCTCGGCAGCGGCACCCGCACCATTGAATTCAACTCCGGATCGTTGGTGAACAACTCGGCATCGGTCGGACCGGCGACTACCATTGAGTTTCCCAGCGCTGTCACGCTGTCGATTGGTGGCGAAGGCTCCAGTAACCCGGCCGTTTTTGCGTCGGGTCCTAATTTCACGTTCGACGGCTCGGTAAACGTGTTCAAGGCAAGTAGCGCGACGACGAATATACCGAACGTGAGATTTAGCGTTAACAATAACACCACGTTCAATAACGGATGGGATCCCTCCACGACTTTCGCTACAGGAACCCCGGGCACCAACGCCGGCGTTACGATTCAGGGCATCGGCGATTTAACCGTCAACGGCAATACCTCGTTTGGCGAAATTTATGAAGATTTACCGCTGACCATTCAAGACCACGTGACGGTGGACCTGAACGGCGCCATGAAGCAATTCACTAGTGCTGGAAATGCCGGCACGCCTTGGAGTGCCTTTAGCATCACGCTGGCCGGCCAAAGCAAGCTGCGGATCGACCCCAACGGCGTGCTTCCCACAGCCACGGCATTAACCTTCGGTAGCAATACCAGCGGCAATAGCCTCAACGGCGGGACTTTGGCTCTCCAGGGGCACGCTCAAACATTGAACACCATTTCGCTGGTGGCGCAGTCCGTCACCGCGGCCACGCCGTTGTCGACCATCGACATAGGCGGCACGGGTGGCAGCCTCACGTTCACCGGCGGAGCGACAGGCTGGAGCACGTTGAGCGCTCCAAACGGCCCCTACTTGCGCATCAGCAATTGGGTGCCCAATGCCGGCGGTGCAACGGCCGGTCCGGCGATTACCCCGTTAATCATTGGCGCAGGCGGGAGCCTTACCACCCAACTAGCTCAAATCCATTTCACCGGTTATACCACCGGCGCCCAGCAACTGCCCAGCGGCGAGGTAATTCCGGCCGCGACTTCCACGCCGCTGCTCAAAGGGGACGTGAATGACGATGGGCACGTCAATTCCAACGATATTAGTTCGCTGGAAGAAGCCTTGACCAACCCAACTCAATATTTCGCCGATCTGGCAACCGCCGGCCATCCCGGATTCGATGTGGCCGATTTGCAAGATGTGGGCGACTTGACGAGCGATGGCGTTGTGACCAACGTCGATGTGCAAGGACTGTTGAATTATTTGATCGCAGGTCACGGGAATACCGCTGCTGTGCCCGAGCCCTCGACATTGGTTCTGGGACTGCTGGGCGCGGTAAGTGCGATTGGCATCGGCCTGAAGCGCCGCCGTGCGGTTGCATAAACAAGCAGCGCCCTGGCAAGTTGTAATTTAATCTTACGGCGCAGTCTTAATCGCCGTGCCATACGCTACCGGCGCCGGCGCGTTGAAAGTTCCCGGCATGGGGGCAATCGACCCCAATGGTAGCGCGCCACTTGTCGATGGCGGCGAAATAGCCGACGGGGTTCCCATCGGTGGCGTGGCCGTGGACGGCGGTAAGTAAACTGCTCCCGGCGGCGGATAGCCCGGCGCCGCGGTGGCGGGCGGATACACAGCCGGCCCGTACACAGGACCCGCGGGATAGACAACTTGCGCCGGCGGATAACCTGACGCTGGCGGCGAAACCTCTGGCCACGGTCCATGCGTTTGCAGTTTGCTGGCATCCGGATCGGGGCGAGGATTGATAAAGCCCCGCGGCCGCGCGCCCGTTATATCTCCCCCCACCGTCGGATCGGGATACGGATCATATTTATTGGCTTCGACCAGCTTCTGCGATTCCGGCCGCGGATCATACAACATCGGCAGCCCCGTGCCGGCGCAGCCGGTCAGCGCGCTGGCCAGCATGACCTCCAGTGCAATATGAAGATGGCGCCCTCGGAACATAGTTCATTCCCGGAATCGGGGTGGTTTTGGGAGAGAAGGGTCGAAATTCTAACGCAGCGCCGCGCGGCCGGCCAGATCGATTCGCCTGCGAATGCATTGCTGGCATGTTGCCACGGCTTTCGCCAACCCGCTGGCTTGCCGCTATTGTAATAGCACAAATCTAATTTCGAGTGGCAGCAGCATGATCGAAAACCGCACGATTACGGGAGATAAATATCCAGTAGCGTGGCGGACCGCACGGGAATTAGTTCGCACTTTCCTAGTGCGGCCGGCAGCAACCAAGTTTGACCATGTTCGGCCGGCTGCGGCGCAGGATCGCCGGCGATTTGAAGATCGCCTTCCAGCACCGCTAGCAGATGAAACCGTCCGTCGCCGCCAATCGATTGCGGTTGCGTCAGCCGCCAGCGATCGAGCACGAACTTTTCGCACGCTACCAATCGCTGCACGTGGGCCTGCTCCGTCGGCTGCGGTTGCTGAAGATGTAGCGGGCCTAACGAGTAATCGATGGCCGCTAGCGCTTGTTCAATGTGCAACGGGCGCGGACGGCCATCGGCGTCCAGGCGGTTCCAATCGAACAGGCGAAACGTGGCGTCGCTGGATTGTTGAATTTCCGCAATCACCAAACCAGCGCCCAGGGCGTGCACCGCGCCGGCGGGGAGGAATAAGCAATCGCCCGGCCGTGGCTCCAAGCGGTGCAAGCACAATTCGCAGGTGCCGCGCTGCACTTCGCGCTCCAGTGCCGCGCGATCGAACCCGCGCTTCAGCCCCGCGTAAATGACGCTTCCCGGCTCAGCCTCCAACACCACCCACGCCTCGGTTTTGCCTAAATCCGGCGGATGCAATTGGGCCGCCTGGGCATCGGTCGGATGCACTTGCACCGACAAGGTTCGCTCGCAATCGAGAAACTTGAACAGCAAGGGAAAGCCCGCCTGCGGATGATGGAGTCCCAGCAGCTCCGCGCCGCCGGTGCGCATCAATTCACCCAGCGTAGTCCCGGCCAGCGGCCCAAAGGCCACGCAACTTTGATCGGCCCCCCGATCGACCACTTCCCAGCTTTCGGCGTAATCGCTTTCTTCGCCAATCGGCTTGCCCAACAGCATGCCCAATTTGCGGCCGCCCCAAATGTAACGCCGCAACAAGGGTTCAAATCGCAATGGATAAAGCGACAGCATCGAAGGGTGAACTCAAATGATAAGATGCCGAACCCTATTGCCAACCGTAACCTTCCAAAATGCGGCCAATCCAAAATGCGGACACCGACGACACCAGCATCAGCAGCATTTGGCCCAGACTGATGGTCCCCTGCAACTGTAGCACAATCGAGGCGGGGGGCAGCACCAAGCCCACAATTTGCAATAAGCGGCCGATACTTGCCATGATGACAATACTAAACCCAGGTCATGCGCGGCACCGCTCGCGCCAGATCGTTCAGGAGCGGCAGTGGCAAACGGACGGATTGCCATCATAATGTGCTAAACAAAATCATTCCATGAGCTTGCAGAATTCTACTCCTCTTCCGCCGGACGAAAACATCGCTGCGGCCGCAGTAGGTAATCGAACCGCCGGGCGATCGTTGGGCACACTGCTGTGGCGAGCCGCTCGGCTGCGCTGCCCCGTCTGCGGCCAAGGCCGATTATTTCGCGGCTGGTTCCGCATGTACGAAGTGTGCGAATGTTGTGGCTTTCGTTTCGAGCGCAGCCCCGGTTACTGGCTGGGTTCAATTTTTGTGAACTACGGCCTGACGGCGCTCATCGTGACTGGGGCCTATTTTGCGCTGTACTTCACCGAAGCCTTACCGCAAGACTGGATTATGCGGTTGCTATTGGCTTTTTGCGTGCTGTTTCCGCTCTGGTTTTTTCGCTATGCCCGCAGTGCCTGGATTGCCATCGATATGTACTTTGATCCCGAACCACCGGCGAAAATTACAGCGGCCAGCACAACCGAGCGAAAACGATAGAGGCACAATCGCTGCGCGCGCGGAACGCTAAACTTCGACCAGCTCGCCGCGTTCCACAGGCTCTGCTCGCGGCAATTCTGCAGCCGCTGCGGCCGGCGCGAGCGGCTTTTTCGGCCCCCCTTCGCCCGCTGAATTTTGTGCGGCATTGCGGGCCCGAGCTTTCTTCACTTCAAAGTACATGTACACGCAAAAACAAGTGAACACGGTGTACGGCATCCCCATCATAAACAAGATGCTGTAAAAGTATCCCTTCACCATGTGCTCGTGTTCCGGGTCGTTGGCCGCCGCGGCTTCGCTACACGTAGGACAAGCCCAAGCCGTATGGGCCGTAGAAAGCAGCCCCACCAGCGCAATCAGCAGCGGCGCGAAAAATCTACGGATGAAAGCGCTGGAAGCCGTGCGTTTCATGGTTCGGTTACCCTCCGGTCACAACTACAGGCGTATTGATTGTATCGTCGATTCTGCTGGACGGGTAGAGATGATACAGCATCAAATAAATCACCACTCCCGTAATCGAAACATAGAGCCAAATGGGAAACGTCCATTGCGACCAGCGGCGGTGCGCTTCCCGCCGATCGCGCAAGCCCAAGTAAATGGTTCGTCCGGCTAAAACAGGCACCGCGGCCGCCAAAATGACGTGGCTGATGAGAATCGCAAGGTACACCGTGCGAACCGGCTCCGGGCCCAGGAACTTCACATGGCCTGCCTGAACATGGTAAGTGAGATAGCACGCCAAAAACAGCATCGACACGCCAAATGCGGCCAGCATCACCCATTTGTGAGCTGTTTCCCGCCGCTGCTTGATCAGCCAATACCCGGCAATCAACAGCACGGTGGCCGTGGCGTTGAGCGAAGCGTTGACGGTGGGCAAATATTCGATCACGCGGGGCACAACTAACTTTCGCGTTTGGGGCGAGTGAATTCTGGGCAGGATTAAACCGACGAATCACGGTGCCTGTGCGGCATTGCTGGCGGAGTCTGTCGCGTCGCTGGCGGGATTGGCCTCGGCAGCCGGCTTTTCGTCTAGCAGTTGCCGAACCAGCGTTTTCAATTCCTCGAGTTTTGATGCATCCAGCAAATCAAAGCTGTTGCGAATTTGGCCCTGACGATCGATCACCAGCGCGCGATTCAAGTGCGAGCCTTCCTGAACGTACTGCAGAAAAACATCGTGGCCAATGCGTTTGATGTACTCCAAGTCGCCGGTCAAAAACACCCAGCGGAACGGATCGGCCGAAAGGCGGTCGGCATATCGGGAAAGCACCTCGGGGGAATCATTTTTGGGATCGCAGGTAATGCTCACCAACCGCAAATCGGTATTCTTGAATTCTTCCGAAACCGCCTTCAACGCCTGGTTTTGCTGCCAGCAAGGACCGGGGCAACTGGCAAAGAAAAAGCTGCTAACCCACACATGCCCTTTCAATTCGCTGGAATCGAACTGGCGGCCGCTGCGCTCCACCAGTTTGAAATCTTTAATCGGTGGGCCCGCCGGGGGCGCCGGCGGATAGTTTGCTTGCCAAGCCGGCGTGTTGGCATGTCGCGGTTCCTCGCCATGAAAGGTGCGCCAAGCCAGCCATGAGCCGTACGCTGCCGAACTTACCACGGCCAACATCAACCAAAACACCAGCGCTTTGCTTTTCATGTTGCATCTCCCGTCGATCGAACCGAGGCCACGCGCCAGGCCAAACCAAACATGGCGACGACAAACGCCAGCGTGACCAACGTGCAAAACCAGGCCGAAGGCAACCCGGCCAAAACCGTGTCTTTCACTGCCGGATCGGCTCCCCAATATAAAATGTGCCGCAGCAGCGCCAGGCAATAGGTCAGTGGATTGAAGCGAATGACCCAGCCGATCCAATTATTTCCGGGCGGGGCCAGCGCGCCAGACAGCAGCCACATCGGCAGTAAAAACACCATCATAATGGCGTGAAAGCCCTGCGTCGATTGCATCGGCCAAGCAATCGCCAGCCCTAGCGAAGTCAGCGCGATGCCAATGACAAACAGCAGCACCAGCACCGCCGGCACGGTCAGCAGCGTCAGCGGCACCTGCAGCGTGAAGCATAGCAGCATGAACACTGCGGCATGCGCCAATGCAATCAGCGCGCCCCCCAGCACTTTGCCCGTCACCACCGACCACCGCGGCACCGGCGCCACCAAAACCGATTGCAAAAATCCTTCCCGGCGATCTTCTATCACCGAAATCGTGGCGAAAATGGCCGTGAACAAAATAATCATCACCAGCGTGCCGGGGAAAAAATATTGCGCGT harbors:
- a CDS encoding AMP-binding protein, whose amino-acid sequence is MPKPVFPSGVKTLLADLCWTLPLGLHVIVLSALAVLVVLAVLLLLRPYIITRLLLWLFVKSFYRMRVYGAENIPASGGALLVCNHVSYIDWVLLLMAQRRFIRFVIFAGWTRMLVLRHLLRWGRAIPIDAWSGPKAILKSLRNAGDALASGDVVCIFAEGRFTRTGFLLPFHRGLEQIVKHSNAPIIPVYLDELWGSIFSFYGDRTLWKWPRMVPYPVNVAFGKPMPASSSAAEVRLAVQKLSADCALARSKACRSIPREIVRTAGRHPFRTCIVQPAEKEPAPSPLATGASQTGPFTYAAILASAMCLAGKLKKCFPELRTEVGKNAIGMWLPPGARAIQAHLAAAFCGIPIVPFAEKLPSDAIQSILRQSAVRHVLSAASHLRSHPLPIASNAELANIQVIDLESLLQSASPARRMLAQLAVCLLPSLIVERFILRLGGHRLDDTAAILFTHMHPSDHAVEPQGVMWSHRNLIAAASSLAKTFDLTPRDRLLCTLPLSQPAGLMFALWTPLSVGASVLFAGESLAAKAYGELCTENNCTVWLASPEQLLAATDQCQPSDFRSLRLLICCGVLSPEKTKTFAERFGIAPLAVYQRPELTSIVTANVPDKTLEKFTQIGNKPGTIGQALPGVACRIVHPETWEPLPADQVGMLVISGPCVMPGYWHDEAATQAAMRDNWFVTGEQARMDEDGFITITAR
- a CDS encoding dihydroorotate dehydrogenase electron transfer subunit is translated as MSNPLHAPFFADRASWIETTVMENIRLARDTYRVRFACPEIARQITPGQFVMLRCAGVDDPLLGRPLALYDTVLSSGGEPLGLDIVYLVTGKFTRRVANSPAGQSLEVWGPLGNGFPPQTVEHLIMVAGGIGQTPFLALAAEHRGHKRYGQPKRGVPHPKKITFCYGARRADYFAGLDDFRRLGIDIRLSTDDGSAGHHGFVTDVLRELLAEPDGSTAPSRQIVCCGPEPMMAAVAKIAQDYQTPCQVSLETPMTCGIGICFTCVAKVSQSDGGWDYKRTCVEGPIFAAEQIVW
- a CDS encoding pseudouridine synthase encodes the protein MRLQKILAAAGIGSRRQCEELIRQGRVDVDGQTVTELGIRVDPIQQKIRVDSELVHRPKRKLYFLVNKPAGVLSTNHDPSGRPRVIDFAPSQQRLFTVGRLDQSSSGLILVTNDGVLTDLLTHPRYGVEKIYVALVAGVPTPEALAKLQRGVHLAEGYAHAKRVSVRRSHRHSTLLEIVLDEGRNREVRRLLARIGHKVLSLKRVAMGPLRLGNLQPGETRPLRQEEIEQLYAAAQEGRKSGKRPRKNGRGDRAESSGSAGSGRRSGKGTGVDPIIDKSLPVDADLDPGDSAFTPSSKEDFNHGAKLSDESDDWESEDDMESDEREVDEEMDEAEIEASKDRMAGIEISPIDVSPLGANRDRRNKARTVIGGERSPSPRVHGRKKRRRDRQRGRGKRDRR
- a CDS encoding dockerin type I domain-containing protein — protein: MKRISLLGFCGAAFLLAISVQRVHAQTTIADWTFESNGPVGTTTTEASFPAFSPETGAGSASAAHANALAVYTGPAGNGSSHSFSSNQWQVNDYYQFQVNTTGFSSISLTWDQASSTTGPKNWLLEYSTDPTFTTFTTFENYSVFASAVPPIGPPGAQPWTAGTNQPVFALRAGLGTAVGNLSTIYFRLVDSSTVSEGGNTPPVVATGGTDRVDNFIVTGLNPLYWDGNTSGVGGAHGSTDVWDQSSSANWSTSATGGSTVTYSTASTSPAQFDGTPGTVTVAGAGVNVQGGMIFNKDSYILSGGTITLDTSSNVLGNSVAVNNAGQTAKIYSQIDGTVGLQLSGAGTVLLDPTQNPTSHATEVFSGNLSLFSGTLSISKLSVLGTNYLNSGGGNLILSGGTLQITTPESDTFINNVTGNPSQNGGLDIPAGGTFTITGNLATDSGNPNDAPELTLFNKGTVVLNTSSGNNNFLSGVSFNDTGTLKITDGTGTLRLENSNTSVVNARNATGTATILGNISDLDIERTRTINVTSPTGALVINGNLSMGSGLSLDSIGTMTINGTVSVASDVAAQFTDAGTGLAIINGNLSAHENMQFSGTDEVDLNGLDNSGSNGSKPSASGLVFVSIGTSDAAGPVLKILNNNSLGSGTRTIEFNSGSLVNNSASVGPATTIEFPSAVTLSIGGEGSSNPAVFASGPNFTFDGSVNVFKASSATTNIPNVRFSVNNNTTFNNGWDPSTTFATGTPGTNAGVTIQGIGDLTVNGNTSFGEIYEDLPLTIQDHVTVDLNGAMKQFTSAGNAGTPWSAFSITLAGQSKLRIDPNGVLPTATALTFGSNTSGNSLNGGTLALQGHAQTLNTISLVAQSVTAATPLSTIDIGGTGGSLTFTGGATGWSTLSAPNGPYLRISNWVPNAGGATAGPAITPLIIGAGGSLTTQLAQIHFTGYTTGAQQLPSGEVIPAATSTPLLKGDVNDDGHVNSNDISSLEEALTNPTQYFADLATAGHPGFDVADLQDVGDLTSDGVVTNVDVQGLLNYLIAGHGNTAAVPEPSTLVLGLLGAVSAIGIGLKRRRAVA
- a CDS encoding type I phosphomannose isomerase catalytic subunit, with amino-acid sequence MLSLYPLRFEPLLRRYIWGGRKLGMLLGKPIGEESDYAESWEVVDRGADQSCVAFGPLAGTTLGELMRTGGAELLGLHHPQAGFPLLFKFLDCERTLSVQVHPTDAQAAQLHPPDLGKTEAWVVLEAEPGSVIYAGLKRGFDRAALEREVQRGTCELCLHRLEPRPGDCLFLPAGAVHALGAGLVIAEIQQSSDATFRLFDWNRLDADGRPRPLHIEQALAAIDYSLGPLHLQQPQPTEQAHVQRLVACEKFVLDRWRLTQPQSIGGDGRFHLLAVLEGDLQIAGDPAPQPAEHGQTWLLPAALGKCELIPVRSATLLDIYLP
- a CDS encoding DUF983 domain-containing protein — encoded protein: MSLQNSTPLPPDENIAAAAVGNRTAGRSLGTLLWRAARLRCPVCGQGRLFRGWFRMYEVCECCGFRFERSPGYWLGSIFVNYGLTALIVTGAYFALYFTEALPQDWIMRLLLAFCVLFPLWFFRYARSAWIAIDMYFDPEPPAKITAASTTERKR